From the genome of Zalophus californianus isolate mZalCal1 chromosome 5, mZalCal1.pri.v2, whole genome shotgun sequence:
AGATAACACAGGATAGGTACATTTTGAATGGTCTTCCAAAATCTATTTTCTTCCCAAAGGGCAGTTCTTAAATTGTAATTATCTGGCAAAGCTTTGTAGAGCACAGGCCCCTGATGTTCCATACCCTTCGTTTGATTTCAGATTGTGTAGGATCACTGTCCAACTCAAGGCCAGTTCCTTCTCTGCGCTTCCATTTTTAACAGTCTACATTACTTTTTCTCCCTGCCAACATTAGCTATATACACGGTATATAAGTTTTGAACTATATAAacgataaaaatttaaaaactgagacTCATTTTAACTTAAACTCTCTTCCTCCTGAGATTATCAGTGTTCACCATTTGTTTGTAATCTTCCAAGCCTTTTCAATATGAGTATAACCGATTAAGTGTGTACCCGTGAAAGTACAAATGTATAAGAGTGTCtctttattgtgtttttcttttggaaaaataatgttAGAGTAAACATTCTGTGCTgcaacttgttttttaattttactgtccCATGTAAAGATTTTTGACTATTTTCCTGTGCCAGTACCTAGATTTCTTTATTATCTTAGCAGATGCATAATATTTCTTTGCAAACTGGTTGACCTGGGactgttttcttatctttataaTGAAGCTTAGAatcctcatagggttgttatgagagTTAAGCGAATAAAAACCATGCCTGGCACTGTATCTGGGGATGGTTTGTTCTGTATTAAGTGttagttgttgttattgttagtattattattatgtcaTCATCACTATTATTGTCAAATCTAGAAATCTCATGTATATTTTACAGTAGACTTAACAAGTGAGTTCTATTGCGAAAAgatggggttgttttcttttggatGTCAGTAGCTTTGGAGTTGTGCTGTCCAGCACggagccaccagccacatgtggttacTAAACATTTGAAAttggctagtctgaattgagatgtgccaTAAGTGTAGAATACATACTGAGTTTAGAAGATATAGTTCCAAAAAGctcactaataatttttaaagattggttacactttgaaatgatattttggatgtattgggattattatatatatatataatatttgaaaattagtttTTGATTATGGCTactagaaagtttaaaattaccTATCTGGTTAGTCTTATATTTCTGTTAGAGCAGCTTTAGAGAAGGAGAATGGATTTTTTATTAGCTTAATAAATCCAACTACCAGAGCTAATTAACTGATTATATGCCTCTTCCTGTAAGAAGAgggatttgtattttttccatagTGTCCAGAAGTGAAGTCATGTTTGCACACGTCtattctcactttctctttctaaCACCTGCTCTCCATCTCTTCCATTCTCCCAGTCACCCAAGCCACAAAAAAGTGTTTGTAGATGATAAAAGTACGATTTCCTACTGATTATGTACTGTATTTTTCTCACAATTAACAAAATCTATACATACTTAGTATGTTGAAGCAtttgagtatatatatttttgagattttatttatttgagagagtatgcACAAGTGTgtgagggggagcagagggagagggagcaggagaagcagactccctgctgagcagggagtccccatgcagggcttcatcccaggaccctgagatcaggacctgagccaaaggcagacacttaaccgactgagccacccaggcaccctgaagtaTTTGAGTATAATTAATAAAGCAAAATCCAAATGTTAGAATTACATCTATTAATATTCCTGTCAGAATGGATTTTCTCTAcattccacatttattttttttctcatgtcacTGTTATTCAGATCAAAAGAATATAACTGCTTAATgcacaaaactatttttaactaaatgtgaacttgattttattctctataatcatcattcattcctttttagcaaacatttgttgagtacctaaTGTGTGTCATATGCACTGGCTGGCTGTGGAGTATCTCaagatttaggttttttttttttctgggaggaaTGCAGAGAAAAATTAGGTAAATAGATATGGAAACCAGCACTGACAAATAAAAGCTCTATAAGAGACATGGGAGCAAAGAACTGTTAAAGCAGAGATGGGGAGCAACTTAGAAAGCAACTTAGAAAGAACCAGCTTTCTAAGGAAGTAGGAAATAGGCTCAAAGGATTATTAAATCATGAGGGAAGTAGGATAAAGATGGGAAACATTTGCAAAAGTAGAAAGAGCAGAGTGGTTTTAGGAAGGCTGAGAATttgaagaaaactaaaatataggTTGTTTCACGGGAAGTTTGACTAAGGGTGTTATTAAAACAATAAGATGCAAAAGATCTTGTTTACAATATCAAGGAGACAGTGTGGAGTGCAGTGATCAAGAACTCAAGCTATCAATTCAGAATACGTGCTTTTAAATCTGCTAGTTAATCATATATTCAGTGTATAACCTCTGGCAAGTAGTTACTTAACCACTGtaatcctcagttttctcatatgtaaaatgaggaaattaataaGGCTGTTTAAGGGACAAACTAAATGCCTGGCAGCTTGATGGTGTGAATGTGGATGAGAGGCATCTTAAGATTGAGATCACTTAGATGAGACTGATTGTATATGCAATTTACAAAGTGTATATTGgggtccaccctaatgacctcatagAATTACCTCTGCAATGACCCAatgtttccaaatacagtcacattctgagaaaTTGGTGATTAGTACTTTAACATATGCATTTTGAAAGGGACACAGCTCTACCTTGAACGTATGGATTCGACATTATTCTTTTCCTGTTGGCTAACCAGTTGTTTCAATATTATTCTTTGAGTAATCGGTCTTCTTCTCGGTTATTTGAATGCTGCCcttatcatttattaaattacCATTTGCATCAAGTAGGCCTTTTGATTTAcctcttctgttttcctgatCTGTGTCTGGCACTTCTTGTAAAGACAGGATTTTGTATTGTTTCTGCCAAATACCATGATATGATATAAAAGTAGGTGTAGTACAATTTTGTATATTGCAATAGAAATGATGAGAATGATCACTTCAGGTTGAACAGGAATATACTGTTACAGGGCTTAGTATCATTCAAGGATGTGGCTGTGCATTTTACCCAAGAGGAGTGGCAGCAACTGGACCCTGCTCAGAGGACCCTGTACAgggatgtgatgctggagaacttcAGCCACCTGGTCTCAATGGGTAAGGATGGCTTCCCTGCATAACTCAGACTTGTCCATCCAAGTTCCTTTCCTTATCAGGTGCCATGGTTGGTAGTTCCTGACATATAATGACTTTTATGATCTTCAGACCTTCCCAAATGGAGGTCATTGTTTTTGCTGAGGGCCACCTGGATTGCTTCATTGTAGCCCTCCTGAAACTACACcttcactttttccttcagtGCAATCAATCCCAATTCCTCTGTGATTTCCATTTAATAGGATATCCAGTTTCCAAACCAGATGTCATCTCTAAGTTGGAACAAGGAGAAGATCCATGGATCATAAAGAGAGACATACCAAATTGGATCTTTCCAAATGAAAATCAGGACGATGGGAGACAAGGGAAGTAAAAtatcagtttgttttgttttcttaattgatTGATGCCTGAGGTTTATGTTCTATCCTTATTGAAATCTCTTATTCTTTGTCCCTGTGCTGAGAATTTagtaggcattcaacaaataattaaatagttGTAAACTTTTAGAAGGGGGAGCTATTTCTTACtgatcttctttctctctgcatatatgtatatttttaacacCTTTTATGAGAGGCAATAGAAAGGCAAATTCCTCCCAAGAACATAGGTTGTACTTCAGATGGTAAGACCTCCAGGTACATGGCTCTACAcaattatatgtcaaatatagTTACTGTCTTAAAAGTTCAGAGAAAATGAGAGTCTAAAGATACAATTCGAAAGGCATTTTTCAGAACATGCAGCTGTAGCTGCTTTGAAAGATATATAAAGTGTTGATGATGCTGAAGGAGGAGGGTGAAGGCAGACTGGTGGGGAGAGAGTATATGAACAAAACCTTGAAGTTAGAGAATTAAGGCTTTTCTGGGAGAACTTTGCTAGTTTTACTTGGTACATATAGGAGGTATTAATGACAAGTAGTGGAATATAAGCTTGGGTTTTAAGTGTGAATCTGATACTGAATCCATAGCAGGATCTtggatttttctgttgtttgtgtTAGTTTTTAATTAGGAAAGTAGAATGAGGAGAGTTAAAGTATTTTGAGTACAGAGGGACCTTGTTTCTGTGGATAGTGGTGGCAGGATAATAGTAGTTAAGTATATTTATAGCAAATGGTTTATAAGAGAAATGAATTCAAAAGGTGAAAAAGGTTTCCATTCAGAAAGcagggaaaatggaaagattCTAGGAGAATAATCCAAGATTCAGAGTGATAATAACACAGATACTTTTCTGTCTCCATCCGTTCTaattttttccatgaatttttctctttaacatccttttccatccattcatctgatcATATTTTATGCTGTACTGTCCTACGAGATGGCTTGTCCCCATCCCTGTGTTCTGAGTTCATCAACTACATTGATTAATCATTTGTTCTGTTCTTCTGCATTCTGTTAATTGTTCTTTacagttgttttatttatatttctttcttttagacaGGAAAAGTAACCTTGACAACCCCAAAGCATGTATTTTGGGGTCTGTTTCCTTCCGTAATAATATCCTGAAAGGAGTCACAAAGGATGGTTCATTGTACTCCATCTTAAAAGTCTGTCAAGATGGTGGCCAGCTGCAGAGATGTCATGAAAACCAAGACAAGCTTTTCAGGCAAGTAACAGTCATTAACAACAAAACAGTGACTGTGGAGTCAGGACATAAATATAATGCGTTGGGAAAAATATTTCGCGATTGCATAGAGCCAGATACTTTAAGACAAAGATCCCATAACTatgatgtatttaaaaagaacttgaaaTATCATATTGACCTACGTAGTTGTAATAAGAGCAATTCAAGAAAAAACCCTGATGAGAGTTTTGGATGTGGAAAATCATCTAGCCATGGTGCATCTGATTCTAATCTTGAGAAAATTCACAATGGAGTAATGCCCTGTAATAATAATCAGTGTGGAAACATTTTTAGTAGTAAACAATCCCTTATTCAATATCAGAATGTTGAAACTAAGGAGAAAACCTGTGTATGTATTACATGTGGAAAAGCCTTTGCTAAGAAGTCACAGCTCATTGTACATCAACGAATTCATACTGGAAAGAAACCATATGATTGTGGTgcatgtgggaaagccttcagtgaGAAGTTTCATCTCATCGTACATCAGAGAACTCATACTGgggagaaaccttatgaatgtgctgaatgtggaaaagccttctcTCAAAAATCTTCCCTCATTATACATCAGAGAGTTCACACTGGGGAAAAACCGtatgagtgcagtgaatgtgggaaagccttttcCCAGAAATCACCCCTCATTatacatcagagaattcacactggagagaaaccttatgaatgtagagagtgtgggaaggccttctCCCAGAAGTCACAGCTGATAATACATCATAGAGctcatactggagagaagccatatgaatgtactgaatgtggaaaagccttctgTGAGAAGTCCCATCTCATTATACATAAAAGAATTCACACTGGGGAGAAACCGTACAAATGTGCTCAGTGTGAGGAAGCCTTCAGCAGGAAGACAGAACTCATTACACATCAGTTAATTCATACTGgggagaaaccttatgaatgtacTGAATGTGGAAAGACCTTCTCCCGGAAGTCACAGCTCATCATACATCAGAGAAcgcatactggagagaaaccctataaatgcAGTGAATGCGGAAAAGCCTTCTGTCAGAAATCACATCTCATTggacatcagagaattcacacaggagaaaaaccttacgtatgcagtgaatgtgggaaagccttctcTCAGAAGTCCCACCTCCCAGGGCATCAGCGCattcatacaggagagaaaccttacGTATGTGCTGAATGTGGAAAGGCCTTTTCCCAGAAGTCAGACCTTGTTttacatcagagaattcatactggggaGAGACCCTATCGGTGTGCTGTATGTGGGAAAGCATTCATTCAAAAGTCACAACTCACTGTACACCAGAGAATTCATAACAGTGGTAAAATCATAATGAACTGAACACAGAAAAGCCTTCTCAGTATTAGCTCAAGCCTTAATAAATATAGGAACCTGACTGATTTGATATTTATGGGACATCTTTATAGATAAAATTGTAGAAGAGAATTCATGTCTGTAGTGTGGTGATACCTAGCTCAGCAAAGATGATGGAAAATAATCATAAATGAAGAACATTTTCAACATGGTGTATAAAACGTTTAAAGTTATGGTCAGTAGAACAAATTATGTATATAGAATATTGTCAAGTTACATATTCTTTATTATACTACATTAACAATAACCAGACATTGTGAAATTGCTAATATTAGCTTGGCATAATTTTGGCCATACAGTAATTCCCAATAAAGGACATAAGGAAAGcttgagtaaaaagaaaaagaaagaaaatcaactcCTAGAAACTACATTATTAGGAGGGGCTTGGCATGACCCCTAAAGATACATGTAAAATTCTTGCACAAAGATAGGTGGATCAGATTCAATACAGGTGATGTTTATGCATTTTCCCATCTCAAGCATATAAGTTGACCTGTCTCTCTGGAAGGATCCTGGACCTTGAAATCAGTGCGCCTTGACCTGATCTCCCATTTATTCTTCCTCACTGAGAGTTTGGTATTGTGGAAATGCTTTGGTACTGAGCCAGAtggtcttgtgttttaatcctgGCTTAGCTACTCACAGATTGTGTGACTTCAAGCAAGCCTGCTTCACCCATCTGAATATTTTctgttatcattaaaaaaatgtagagcacattttcagttaatattagttctttttatctttctctttatcCTCCTGCAACTGGATGCTAAGACTAATGTGTAAAAACTACATCTAAACTTGCTTTGCATTCCAGACACTCTGCTCTTGATATCCCATTCCCATGACTGTTCATTTTACTGTCTTTGACCCTGGTAGCCTTGATTCTTGGTATGTTAAAGTgacattttattgtgcttttattattttttacatacatttatataaactGGTGATTACACATAAAGATCCTGTCTAATGTCTCTCCAGTTCTTTTCTgactcctgccctccccacaacTGTTTTCCCTGGGAACAAAGGACACTTGCAGAGCAAAACTCTTGGGATGAGAAAGTATGCCTGCCACAGATTTGAGAATTTGATATCTCTAAAAtatctcttgctctctttcctgtTGTTCTGCCTATTCCTCCATGAGCACCCTTATTTGTGGTGCCTGCAGAAGGGCAATACTTGGCAAGAATGAGGGTGTCTGTATACTTATGTTCACATAGTTCTTCATATAGTTCCTGCTTGATTCCTTCACGTTTCCTGCCCACCTGATCCTCTTCCTGAAGGGCTGAACTGTCTCTTAAGAAAAAATGGGGACCCTCTGGGTAAGAACCTCTGCAGGGGAGAGGACATGCCTAACGGGGATGTGAGACATTCCTAGTTTGTGTGGATAAATTCTTGACTTCATTATGAACAGTGAGCTGAGAACACTCACATCAGATATAAATTGACCATTCAGACCCAGGAAAGAAGGCCTAGGAGTACAGATTTTGGGTTTAGCTACTCTGACATTTTCTCATGGAAGATGTCTCAACTGATCCTTATGAGGCATGAGaaggaccaaaaaataaaataattttgtgaacACACAGAAATTTAGTGAAGAGCGAGTTCTATATAGTGACAGCTATGGGACTAATGTAGATATAACAAAGATTCATAATTCCTACTTTACAGGCCTCCCATTTGGTTTCCCACTGTCACAAACCTCCAGCCAACCTTGTTGATCTGATGATGGACTTCTATAAGTATCCCAATTTAGACTTAGCACCTACTAATTTAATACTTCACCACTTCTTTTTTGAGCATTTTATTAGAGGAGCTAATCAGTGCAATGCAGCAAGAATAGGAAAATAGGCATaaggattagaaaggaaaaagtaatatAGACATTGTAGATTATGCAATTAtgtataagaaaagcaaagatatactgattaaatattagaaataaaggaGTTTAGTTGCTTTATACAGTTTCAGTattgaaaaataaactaattCTACATATGAGCAACagagtgaaattttttttttaagattttatttatttatttgacagagaacgacacagtgagagagggaacacaagcaggggccagtgggagagaaagaagcaggcttcctgtggagtagggagcctgatgcagggctcaatcccaggaccctggaatcatgacccgagccaaaggcagatgcttaacgactgagccacccaggtgccccacagcagAGTGAAAATGTAAagataccatttacattagcatcaaAAATAAGGACCACCTGAAATAAATCTAATCATATAGTGTAGGACCActatatagaaaattataaaacattactgaATAAATTAAACAAGGCTTAAATAAATTGAGGGATTTATCAAGTTTTTTGGCTGAAAGACTCAATATTAAAGATGCCTATTTTCCCCCAAAGTGATTTATATATTGgggagatgaggaaagaaattcaaatccaaagGAATAAGCCCATTCATAACTACAGAGTTAGCTTATTTTATTGAGCAACAACGAAATACCATAAAGCATGCAGGTAACAAGCAACTGGCTACAAATTTCTGTGAGGATTTTTAGCTCTATTATGGAATTAAAGCAACGGTTTTATGAATCATCCTACTGTTAGTAAATGGCATATACTCCATTTTTATCGGTAGTTAACTGAGCTTGCTCTGATGTCCTGTTATGCTTAATTCTGTATCAGGTTTATTCTGATAGTctattcttcataattttaacaGTACCTCTTCCTATGGTTGCCCATAGCACTGGATGTAGCACATATGATTATTCATGTCCTTTGGCATCCCTCAATAAAGATCAATTTCCCACAATATTCAATGCATTTCATATAAAAACCccagtaagcttttttttttggaaattttacaatttaattataaaatcacaTATGGAGATGTTAAAAAGCAAGAATAGCCAAGATACTTTTGAAGAGCAAACTTGGAGAATTTACCAGACAAAAACTTCCTATAAAGTAATaaaagacaatgtggtattgcACATGGGTAGTCAAATAGACCAATGGTAAGAGAATCCAGAAACAGACAGTTACCTGTAGATTCTTGAGTTATGACAAAGGTGGCAATGTAGAATAGCAGGAGAAAAGTAGtacttcaataaatgtttctggcTCCGTTATCCATACaggtaaaacaaaaaatgaaaacttaaattaCTGCATACTACTCACAAAACCGGTTCCACCTAAACCTGTAATATAAGGAAAGGTATTGCAATAAGTATAGATCAGGCAAGAAGAAAGCCGGAAAATATCTAAGCATCCAACTCAATAGGTTAGAATAAAAACATTGTGAAATAAActccaagaaagtaaaaaagaaagtgataaa
Proteins encoded in this window:
- the LOC118355917 gene encoding zinc finger protein 300 isoform X1; this translates as MMKSQGLVSFKDVAVHFTQEEWQQLDPAQRTLYRDVMLENFSHLVSMGYPVSKPDVISKLEQGEDPWIIKRDIPNWIFPNENQDDGRQDRKSNLDNPKACILGSVSFRNNILKGVTKDGSLYSILKVCQDGGQLQRCHENQDKLFRQVTVINNKTVTVESGHKYNALGKIFRDCIEPDTLRQRSHNYDVFKKNLKYHIDLRSCNKSNSRKNPDESFGCGKSSSHGASDSNLEKIHNGVMPCNNNQCGNIFSSKQSLIQYQNVETKEKTCVCITCGKAFAKKSQLIVHQRIHTGKKPYDCGACGKAFSEKFHLIVHQRTHTGEKPYECAECGKAFSQKSSLIIHQRVHTGEKPYECSECGKAFSQKSPLIIHQRIHTGEKPYECRECGKAFSQKSQLIIHHRAHTGEKPYECTECGKAFCEKSHLIIHKRIHTGEKPYKCAQCEEAFSRKTELITHQLIHTGEKPYECTECGKTFSRKSQLIIHQRTHTGEKPYKCSECGKAFCQKSHLIGHQRIHTGEKPYVCSECGKAFSQKSHLPGHQRIHTGEKPYVCAECGKAFSQKSDLVLHQRIHTGERPYRCAVCGKAFIQKSQLTVHQRIHNSGKIIMN
- the LOC118355917 gene encoding zinc finger protein 300 isoform X2, with translation MLENFSHLVSMGYPVSKPDVISKLEQGEDPWIIKRDIPNWIFPNENQDDGRQDRKSNLDNPKACILGSVSFRNNILKGVTKDGSLYSILKVCQDGGQLQRCHENQDKLFRQVTVINNKTVTVESGHKYNALGKIFRDCIEPDTLRQRSHNYDVFKKNLKYHIDLRSCNKSNSRKNPDESFGCGKSSSHGASDSNLEKIHNGVMPCNNNQCGNIFSSKQSLIQYQNVETKEKTCVCITCGKAFAKKSQLIVHQRIHTGKKPYDCGACGKAFSEKFHLIVHQRTHTGEKPYECAECGKAFSQKSSLIIHQRVHTGEKPYECSECGKAFSQKSPLIIHQRIHTGEKPYECRECGKAFSQKSQLIIHHRAHTGEKPYECTECGKAFCEKSHLIIHKRIHTGEKPYKCAQCEEAFSRKTELITHQLIHTGEKPYECTECGKTFSRKSQLIIHQRTHTGEKPYKCSECGKAFCQKSHLIGHQRIHTGEKPYVCSECGKAFSQKSHLPGHQRIHTGEKPYVCAECGKAFSQKSDLVLHQRIHTGERPYRCAVCGKAFIQKSQLTVHQRIHNSGKIIMN